The following are from one region of the Actinopolyspora halophila DSM 43834 genome:
- a CDS encoding zinc-dependent alcohol dehydrogenase, translating to MRAMKFDTDGTATVVTVPLPEPGPKDVIVKVLSTGACGSDFAALKGKHPFRFPPLISGHEAGGVISAVGSDVSEISVGDRVVIEPQRPCRNCNHCNAGNYHVCESKQMLGITEWDGSFADYVKVPDYTIVPVPESIPDHALALVEPLAVAAHAVRQAALAESHGEQFHHLVLGGGPIGALITAVLSYQRPGKIVVSEPREQNARVLRRLGATDVRAPNQERPADEPFDSAFVAVGVPDLVSEAIDQCVSGGTVVQVAVFNTDVAVPVGQLQVREISLVGTAMYNRQDFITAAQLLADRPEIADAVITDRVSLEEGAEAITRITAEGPGETIKLIMEPGAQSA from the coding sequence ATGCGAGCGATGAAATTCGACACGGACGGCACCGCCACGGTCGTCACGGTCCCGCTCCCAGAACCCGGTCCGAAGGACGTCATCGTCAAAGTCCTCTCCACGGGCGCCTGCGGCTCCGACTTCGCTGCGCTGAAGGGCAAGCACCCGTTCCGCTTCCCCCCGCTGATCTCCGGCCACGAGGCCGGTGGGGTGATCTCCGCCGTCGGCTCGGACGTCTCCGAGATCAGCGTGGGGGACCGGGTGGTGATCGAGCCTCAGCGTCCCTGCCGGAACTGCAACCACTGCAACGCGGGCAACTACCACGTCTGCGAGAGCAAGCAGATGTTGGGCATCACCGAGTGGGACGGCTCATTCGCCGACTACGTCAAGGTGCCCGACTACACGATCGTTCCGGTTCCCGAATCCATCCCCGATCACGCGCTGGCCCTGGTGGAACCGCTAGCGGTCGCCGCCCACGCCGTGCGGCAGGCCGCTCTCGCCGAGAGCCACGGCGAGCAGTTCCACCACCTGGTGCTCGGGGGCGGGCCGATCGGCGCGCTGATCACCGCGGTGCTGTCCTACCAGCGTCCAGGCAAGATCGTCGTCAGCGAGCCGCGGGAGCAGAACGCGCGCGTGCTGCGCCGGCTGGGAGCCACCGACGTGCGCGCCCCGAACCAGGAGCGGCCCGCGGACGAGCCGTTCGACTCCGCGTTCGTCGCCGTCGGGGTTCCTGACCTGGTGTCCGAAGCCATCGACCAGTGCGTCTCGGGCGGCACTGTGGTGCAGGTGGCCGTCTTCAACACCGATGTGGCCGTGCCCGTCGGGCAGCTGCAGGTCCGCGAGATCAGCCTTGTGGGAACCGCCATGTACAACCGGCAGGACTTCATCACCGCCGCGCAGCTGCTGGCCGACCGGCCGGAAATCGCCGACGCGGTGATCACCGATCGCGTCAGCCTCGAAGAGGGCGCCGAAGCGATTACGCGAATCACCGCTGAGGGCCCGGGCGAAACCATCAAGCTGATCATGGAGCCCGGGGCGCAGTCGGCGTGA
- a CDS encoding sugar phosphate isomerase/epimerase family protein: protein MSWKFAVSTLGMPGTPVREAARVAREHGCHGVELRVHPDEEVRLGMTPREVSEARRLLEGEGLEVACLAGYVKVCAPGPDEPPIAELRSLVELAGLIGAPAVRVFPGGESGADGPARERIGAVLPDLERQGVTLLVETHDSHPTGGLARRLVEPFGAPETVAVLWDALHPWRTGESPTETRNLLGDYLGYFQIKDARRADSWTPVPPGEGDVPLAECGRLLQSWSGWISLEWERAWYPAIDPVSVPLRAAADWFERWQRAG from the coding sequence ATGAGTTGGAAGTTCGCGGTGAGCACGCTCGGGATGCCGGGCACACCGGTGCGGGAGGCCGCGCGGGTCGCGCGGGAGCACGGTTGCCACGGTGTGGAGCTGCGGGTGCATCCGGACGAGGAGGTTCGGCTGGGGATGACGCCTCGGGAGGTCTCCGAGGCGCGCAGGCTGCTCGAGGGGGAGGGGCTCGAGGTGGCGTGCCTGGCGGGCTACGTCAAGGTGTGCGCGCCGGGCCCGGACGAACCTCCGATCGCGGAGCTGCGTTCCCTCGTCGAGCTGGCCGGGTTGATCGGCGCGCCCGCGGTGCGGGTTTTCCCGGGTGGGGAGTCCGGTGCGGACGGTCCCGCTCGGGAGCGGATCGGTGCCGTGCTGCCCGATCTGGAGCGGCAGGGTGTCACGTTGCTCGTCGAGACCCACGACTCGCACCCCACGGGCGGGCTGGCGCGCCGGTTGGTGGAGCCGTTCGGTGCGCCGGAGACCGTGGCCGTGCTGTGGGACGCGCTGCACCCGTGGCGCACGGGGGAGTCCCCGACGGAGACCCGGAACCTGCTGGGCGACTACCTCGGTTATTTCCAGATCAAGGACGCGCGGAGGGCGGATTCCTGGACACCGGTCCCGCCGGGTGAGGGGGATGTCCCGCTCGCCGAGTGCGGGCGCTTGTTGCAGTCGTGGTCGGGGTGGATCTCGCTGGAGTGGGAACGTGCCTGGTACCCGGCCATCGATCCCGTCTCGGTGCCGCTGCGCGCCGCTGCCGACTGGTTCGAGCGGTGGCAGCGCGCGGGGTGA
- a CDS encoding RICIN domain-containing protein — protein MSLAARRGSRRRGARGLWLLVAAACLSLGATVLVVPAAQADPVTVRNGTQFTDPNGEPVHAHGGGVIEVDGYYYWFGENRAADDSFGHVSVYRSTDLKHWQFRNHVLSASSAPELESANIERPKVVYNESTGQFVMWMHKENDQDYSQARAAVAVADTVDGDYSWQGSFRPLGNMSRDLTVFVDDDGTGYMASAANENLDLHIYRLTEDYTAVESLVANPWPGGHREAPALFKRDGVYFMLTSGATGWDPNQQQYATSTSLDGGWSGMRDVGGSTAYGSQTAWVLPIQGTGATSYLYLGDRWAGAWGGPVNDSRYVWLPLRFPDDRTLRMDWAPELTVDTAAGTLGTSGGPYETLTARHSGKCVDVPARSQLAGEQLAQYPCNGGGNQRFWLEGAGGDYVRLVTRHSSMCLAVEGASTGDGAAVVQQRCGSGQGQQWRVSDSGGGAVTFTARHSGKCLDVADESTADGARLIQYTCSGAAWQRFRRAAV, from the coding sequence ATGTCCCTGGCAGCACGGCGCGGATCACGGAGAAGGGGTGCGCGCGGTCTCTGGTTGCTGGTGGCGGCCGCGTGCCTGAGTCTCGGCGCCACCGTGCTCGTGGTCCCGGCGGCGCAGGCGGATCCCGTCACCGTCCGGAACGGCACCCAGTTCACCGATCCGAACGGCGAGCCGGTGCACGCGCACGGCGGAGGCGTCATCGAGGTCGACGGCTACTACTACTGGTTCGGGGAGAACCGCGCCGCGGACGACTCCTTCGGGCACGTCTCGGTGTACCGCTCGACCGATCTGAAGCACTGGCAGTTCCGCAATCACGTGCTGAGCGCCTCCTCCGCCCCGGAGCTGGAAAGCGCCAACATCGAGCGGCCGAAGGTGGTGTACAACGAGTCGACCGGCCAGTTCGTCATGTGGATGCACAAGGAGAACGACCAGGACTACAGCCAGGCCCGCGCGGCCGTGGCCGTGGCCGACACCGTCGACGGGGACTACAGCTGGCAGGGCAGTTTCCGGCCGCTGGGAAACATGTCCCGTGACCTCACGGTCTTCGTCGATGACGACGGCACCGGCTACATGGCCTCGGCCGCCAACGAGAACCTGGATCTGCACATCTACCGGCTCACCGAGGACTACACGGCGGTGGAGAGCCTGGTGGCCAACCCGTGGCCCGGGGGTCACCGCGAGGCCCCGGCGCTGTTCAAGCGCGACGGCGTCTACTTCATGCTCACGTCCGGGGCCACGGGCTGGGATCCCAATCAGCAGCAGTACGCTACCTCGACCAGTCTCGACGGCGGCTGGAGCGGGATGCGGGACGTGGGCGGCTCCACCGCCTACGGGTCGCAGACCGCCTGGGTGCTGCCGATCCAGGGCACCGGGGCCACCTCCTACCTCTACCTCGGTGACCGCTGGGCGGGCGCCTGGGGCGGGCCGGTCAACGACTCGCGCTACGTGTGGTTGCCGCTGCGTTTCCCCGACGACCGCACCCTCCGGATGGACTGGGCGCCGGAACTGACCGTCGACACCGCGGCGGGCACTCTCGGAACGAGCGGTGGGCCCTACGAGACCCTGACCGCCCGGCACTCCGGCAAGTGCGTGGACGTTCCCGCGAGGTCCCAGCTCGCGGGCGAGCAGTTGGCGCAGTACCCCTGCAACGGCGGCGGCAACCAGCGGTTCTGGCTGGAGGGGGCCGGTGGTGACTACGTCCGGCTGGTCACCCGGCACAGTTCGATGTGCCTGGCCGTGGAGGGTGCCTCCACAGGAGACGGTGCGGCCGTGGTCCAGCAGCGGTGCGGCTCCGGGCAGGGGCAGCAGTGGCGGGTGAGTGACTCCGGCGGCGGGGCGGTCACCTTCACCGCCCGGCACTCCGGCAAGTGCCTGGACGTGGCCGACGAGTCCACTGCCGACGGTGCCCGTCTGATCCAGTACACCTGCTCCGGTGCCGCCTGGCAGCGGTTCCGGCGCGCCGCGGTGTGA
- a CDS encoding glycoside hydrolase family 5 protein gives MIPLLAKRSPERGRPTGPARERRRRRVLAATLSALLAVPFSALSYTSATAAERPAGQSAGQAVGRAHSAADFQGVNWARPEDNFVDGPVVPEGLNVSDDYATVKAKAAAVYEEFRETSGANTVRLPINTHSVPGTEWGDAYAGAIDAATENGFKVILSYWADGASSNGRIADTEAFNAMWDAVASRWRFDSRVYFEPMNEPHGYSAAEWADVAAQWIADRSWVPRKRIFVSGHGYNGDVTSVCDDSRLAGTYLSLHLYAFQFDSMSYDQWRELFDSRIGDCGSRTVLDEFGAPTDDGRNYGAADSTDNFVRYIRAATDAVRAHDMGAVYWPALGGKHTYRPDYDWYSLYALEGSGTDLSLRVRNDSMIERLRHAWDGAGHTAPAAGEHRSSTPAAGR, from the coding sequence ATGATTCCGTTGCTCGCCAAGCGCTCCCCCGAGCGGGGGCGTCCCACCGGCCCCGCTCGGGAGCGTCGCCGTCGCCGTGTTCTGGCGGCCACGCTCTCCGCGCTTCTCGCCGTGCCGTTCTCCGCGTTGTCGTACACCTCGGCGACCGCGGCGGAGCGCCCCGCGGGGCAGTCCGCGGGGCAGGCGGTGGGACGGGCCCACTCGGCCGCCGATTTCCAGGGGGTGAACTGGGCCAGGCCCGAGGACAACTTCGTCGACGGCCCCGTCGTTCCCGAAGGACTGAACGTCTCCGACGACTACGCCACGGTCAAGGCCAAGGCAGCCGCCGTGTACGAGGAGTTCCGGGAGACGAGCGGGGCCAACACCGTTCGGCTGCCGATCAACACTCATTCCGTTCCCGGCACGGAGTGGGGTGACGCCTACGCCGGGGCCATCGACGCCGCCACGGAGAACGGCTTCAAGGTGATCCTGTCCTACTGGGCGGACGGGGCGTCCTCGAACGGGCGGATCGCCGACACGGAGGCCTTCAACGCGATGTGGGACGCGGTCGCCTCCCGCTGGCGGTTCGACAGCCGGGTCTACTTCGAGCCGATGAACGAGCCCCACGGCTACAGCGCCGCCGAGTGGGCCGACGTGGCCGCCCAGTGGATCGCCGACCGCTCGTGGGTTCCCCGGAAGCGGATCTTCGTCAGCGGGCACGGCTACAACGGTGACGTCACCTCCGTGTGCGACGACAGCCGTCTCGCCGGGACGTACCTGTCGCTGCACCTGTACGCCTTCCAGTTCGACTCGATGAGCTACGACCAGTGGCGGGAGCTGTTCGACTCCCGGATCGGCGACTGCGGTTCCCGCACCGTGCTGGACGAGTTCGGCGCCCCGACGGACGACGGCAGGAACTACGGCGCGGCCGACAGCACGGACAACTTCGTCCGCTACATCCGCGCGGCCACCGACGCCGTCCGCGCCCACGACATGGGGGCGGTCTACTGGCCCGCCCTGGGCGGCAAGCACACCTACCGGCCCGACTACGACTGGTACTCCCTCTACGCCCTGGAGGGCAGCGGCACCGACCTGTCGTTGCGGGTGCGCAACGACAGCATGATCGAGCGGCTCCGCCACGCCTGGGACGGCGCGGGCCACACGGCTCCCGCGGCAGGCGAGCACCGCTCCTCAACTCCGGCGGCGGGCCGGTGA
- a CDS encoding BNR repeat-containing protein, whose translation MRRALLTTLLITAALVMPTNAAADPPDFAQNPGNAEPDATLLSDTVLDQSALYFVSYDGIVNNNSFQQDAIRTYAGYQYAAWYTDSRNAVVGRKPLHGNGGWQTVTLPHKLSVDDSHNVISIGISPADGRLHVAMDTHNSRIHYVRSTEGLVSRPAAHPWTSEMFGEVRRTLGDERLGAMTYPRFIATPQGKLQFSYRTGGSGNGVNELAEYADGSWGKLGGWTSATGAWTAPNGEVSNTRNMYLHGLTYDDNGRLHATFTWREGDRSVLCDPGGLTNHDTGYVYSDDQGRTWHNGAGETVGVTDRDPVAVDSPGIVADPLGPNHGLMNQESQAVDSTDTPHAVISYVPGRFTQCVTDYSEQRTDHGRTFHLVRGDDGDWTKREVPVPPNSTQRTQLVFDQDDNAYLVMPKGRIVAASAASDWTDWTVVFDRPDMNAFGEVNVDTFRLAADGVLSVLYQEASTGTTPSPVHVADFRLG comes from the coding sequence ATGCGCAGAGCCCTACTCACGACCCTGCTGATCACCGCGGCGCTCGTGATGCCCACCAACGCTGCGGCCGATCCGCCGGACTTCGCCCAGAACCCCGGAAACGCCGAGCCCGACGCGACCCTGCTGTCGGACACGGTGCTCGACCAGTCCGCGCTGTACTTCGTCTCCTACGACGGAATCGTCAACAACAACTCGTTCCAGCAGGACGCCATCCGCACCTACGCCGGCTACCAGTACGCCGCCTGGTACACGGACAGCCGCAACGCCGTCGTGGGCCGCAAACCGTTGCACGGCAACGGCGGGTGGCAGACCGTGACGTTGCCGCACAAGCTCAGCGTCGACGACTCGCACAACGTCATCTCCATCGGGATCTCGCCCGCGGACGGCCGCCTGCACGTCGCGATGGACACGCACAACAGCCGAATCCACTACGTCAGGTCCACCGAAGGGCTGGTCTCCCGACCCGCTGCCCACCCCTGGACCTCCGAGATGTTCGGCGAGGTCCGGCGCACGCTGGGCGACGAACGACTCGGGGCGATGACCTACCCGCGATTCATCGCGACTCCGCAGGGCAAGCTCCAGTTCAGCTACCGCACCGGGGGTTCGGGCAACGGCGTCAACGAACTGGCCGAGTACGCCGACGGCTCCTGGGGCAAGCTCGGAGGCTGGACCTCGGCGACCGGAGCGTGGACCGCCCCGAACGGGGAGGTGTCGAACACCCGCAACATGTACCTGCACGGGTTGACCTACGACGACAACGGGCGGCTGCACGCGACCTTCACCTGGCGCGAAGGCGACCGGTCGGTGCTGTGCGACCCGGGTGGACTGACCAACCACGACACCGGCTACGTCTACAGCGACGACCAGGGCCGGACCTGGCACAACGGTGCGGGCGAGACCGTCGGCGTCACCGATCGAGACCCGGTGGCCGTGGACTCCCCGGGGATCGTGGCCGACCCGCTCGGTCCCAACCACGGGCTCATGAACCAGGAAAGCCAGGCGGTCGACTCCACCGACACGCCGCACGCGGTGATCAGCTACGTGCCCGGCCGGTTCACCCAGTGCGTGACGGACTACTCCGAGCAGCGCACCGACCACGGTCGCACGTTCCACCTCGTCCGTGGTGACGACGGCGACTGGACCAAACGGGAGGTCCCCGTCCCGCCGAACTCCACCCAGCGGACACAGCTGGTCTTCGACCAGGACGACAACGCCTACCTCGTCATGCCGAAGGGCAGGATCGTGGCGGCCAGCGCAGCCAGCGACTGGACCGACTGGACCGTGGTGTTCGACCGCCCCGACATGAACGCCTTCGGCGAGGTCAACGTGGACACCTTCCGGCTGGCGGCCGACGGTGTGCTGTCCGTGCTGTACCAGGAAGCGTCGACGGGAACGACCCCCTCACCCGTGCACGTCGCCGACTTCCGGCTCGGCTGA
- a CDS encoding family 43 glycosylhydrolase has translation MVRQHRARVFRLVPLCLALGSALLLDVSLLAPTAVSAETDEVSGHDGNATRITGVRLDSLKTEPLIDGDQGTVVLPVEPGTELRKLRPEFDIAERSTIRPGNGSTQDFTSPVEYEVRGGDHESRTWTVRAVEMNSPSLPGYNADPNIVRFGDTYYIYATTDGFPGWGSDSFKTWSSTNLVDWTEHDTILDLGPDVSWADGRAWAPAAIEKNGKYYFYFTADTRIGVAVADSPTGPFVDSGEPLVSANPHGGQAIDPAVFTDDGQSYLYWGNGHAYVVPLNDDMVSFDHSEVKHLTGLDGFREGLFMHERAGIYYLSWSIDDTRSENYRVGYATGTSPMMDGMRNRGEILTKRPSLGIYGTGHHSTVRDPETGEWFIVYHRHAIPDGDGTHREVTIDRLRHAEDGAIRPVEPTLSGIEPV, from the coding sequence ATGGTGAGACAACATCGCGCACGCGTTTTCCGACTGGTCCCGTTGTGCCTGGCGCTGGGTTCGGCACTGCTGCTGGACGTCTCGTTGCTCGCGCCGACCGCGGTTTCGGCCGAGACCGACGAGGTGTCCGGGCACGACGGCAACGCGACGAGGATCACCGGTGTGCGGCTGGACTCGCTGAAGACCGAGCCGCTCATCGACGGGGATCAGGGCACGGTGGTGCTGCCCGTCGAGCCCGGTACGGAGCTGCGCAAGCTGCGACCGGAGTTCGACATCGCCGAGCGTTCGACCATCCGTCCCGGCAATGGCAGTACCCAGGACTTCACCAGTCCGGTGGAGTACGAAGTGCGCGGTGGGGACCACGAATCCAGGACCTGGACGGTGCGCGCGGTGGAGATGAACAGTCCCAGCCTGCCCGGTTACAACGCCGATCCGAACATCGTGCGTTTCGGCGACACCTACTACATCTACGCCACCACGGACGGTTTCCCGGGGTGGGGCAGTGACTCGTTCAAGACCTGGTCGAGCACGAACCTGGTCGACTGGACCGAGCACGACACGATCCTCGACCTCGGACCGGATGTCTCCTGGGCCGACGGGCGAGCCTGGGCGCCCGCGGCGATCGAGAAGAACGGCAAGTACTACTTCTACTTCACCGCCGACACCAGGATCGGTGTCGCCGTGGCGGACAGCCCCACCGGGCCGTTCGTCGATTCGGGTGAGCCGCTGGTCTCGGCCAATCCGCACGGCGGGCAGGCCATCGATCCGGCCGTGTTCACCGACGACGGTCAGTCCTATCTGTACTGGGGCAACGGGCACGCCTACGTGGTGCCGCTGAACGACGACATGGTCTCGTTCGACCACTCCGAGGTGAAGCACCTGACCGGGCTGGACGGGTTCCGCGAGGGGCTGTTCATGCACGAGCGCGCCGGCATCTACTACTTGAGCTGGTCCATCGACGACACCCGCAGCGAGAACTACCGCGTCGGTTACGCGACCGGCACCAGTCCCATGATGGACGGTATGCGCAATCGGGGTGAGATTCTCACCAAAAGGCCGTCGCTCGGGATCTACGGCACCGGACATCACTCGACGGTCCGGGACCCCGAAACCGGCGAGTGGTTCATCGTCTACCACCGCCACGCGATCCCGGACGGGGACGGCACGCACCGCGAAGTCACCATCGACCGCCTGCGTCACGCCGAGGACGGCGCCATTCGCCCGGTAGAGCCCACGCTTTCCGGGATCGAGCCCGTCTGA
- a CDS encoding beta-galactosidase, producing the protein MSYRPFSANWFTGTRWEGRIAYGADYNPEQWSRPVWEEDVRLMNEAGVNLVSLGIFSWARVEPEPGVHDFGWLDEIMDLLHEHGIAVDLATATASPPPWLAARHPEILPVDRQGRTLWPGGRQHWRPTSPVFRDYALRLVRVLAERYRDHPALVAWHVSNELGCHNVHDHSEDAARAFRSWLCSRYGTVERLNEVWATDFWSQRYGDWEEILPPRWAAAFPNPTQQLDFQRFCSDSLKEHFRAERDVLRSVTPTVPVTTNFMVTGNAKGMNYADWAGEVDFVSNDHYLNPGPRALDELSFSAGLTGGIAGGRPWFLMEHATGAVNWRPVNKPKKPGELGRDSLVHVAHGADAVCFFQWRQSRAGAEKYHSAMLPHAGEDSDTFRAVRELGGVLAELSTVVGSSRARARVAVLFDWESWWVSEFDSHPTCLLDYRREALDWYSALIELGIVVDVVPTDVPLEWYEVVIAPVLHVVPDELSERLHRFVEAGGHLVTTYFSGTVDENDHVRLGGYPGALRELLGIRIEEFGPLFEEESVELDDGSTGTLWTDRIELTGEAVEVLASYRTGDYAGRPAITRNPRGSGSACYVSTRLGVAGLERVLGTVLDRAGVVSELPEQLRGRVQLVVRHGAQREYWFLINRTEQPVELAGLAGTEIARSARAQHSGAASVVPARGVVVLESTSE; encoded by the coding sequence GTGTCGTACCGACCTTTTTCGGCGAACTGGTTCACCGGGACCCGGTGGGAGGGGCGAATCGCCTACGGCGCCGATTACAACCCCGAGCAGTGGTCGCGTCCCGTCTGGGAGGAGGACGTGCGGCTGATGAACGAGGCCGGGGTGAACCTCGTGTCGCTCGGAATATTCTCCTGGGCCCGTGTCGAACCCGAGCCGGGTGTTCACGATTTCGGGTGGCTGGACGAGATCATGGACCTGCTGCACGAGCACGGGATCGCGGTGGACCTGGCCACGGCCACGGCCTCGCCACCTCCGTGGCTGGCCGCCCGCCACCCGGAGATCCTGCCGGTGGATCGGCAGGGGCGGACCCTGTGGCCGGGCGGGCGTCAGCACTGGCGGCCCACCTCACCGGTGTTCCGGGACTACGCGCTGCGGCTCGTGCGGGTGCTCGCCGAGCGGTACCGCGATCACCCGGCCCTGGTCGCCTGGCACGTTTCCAACGAGCTGGGTTGCCACAACGTCCACGACCACTCCGAGGACGCCGCGCGTGCGTTTCGGAGCTGGCTGTGCTCCCGCTACGGAACCGTGGAGCGGCTCAACGAGGTGTGGGCGACGGATTTCTGGTCGCAGCGTTACGGCGACTGGGAGGAGATCCTGCCGCCGCGGTGGGCCGCGGCGTTCCCGAATCCGACTCAGCAGCTCGATTTCCAGCGTTTTTGCTCGGACTCGCTCAAGGAGCACTTCCGCGCCGAGCGGGACGTGCTGCGCTCGGTCACCCCGACGGTTCCGGTGACGACCAATTTCATGGTCACGGGCAACGCCAAGGGGATGAACTACGCGGACTGGGCGGGTGAGGTCGACTTCGTGTCCAACGACCACTACCTGAACCCGGGGCCGCGGGCGCTGGACGAGTTGTCCTTCTCGGCCGGTCTGACCGGTGGGATCGCGGGAGGAAGGCCCTGGTTCCTCATGGAGCACGCCACCGGCGCGGTCAACTGGCGTCCGGTGAACAAACCCAAGAAGCCGGGCGAGCTGGGCCGCGACTCGCTGGTCCACGTCGCGCACGGCGCGGACGCGGTGTGCTTCTTCCAGTGGCGGCAGTCCCGTGCGGGCGCGGAGAAGTACCACTCGGCGATGCTTCCGCACGCGGGTGAGGACAGCGACACGTTCCGCGCGGTCCGGGAACTCGGCGGGGTCCTCGCGGAGTTGTCCACTGTGGTGGGTTCGTCCCGAGCTCGGGCGCGGGTCGCCGTGCTGTTCGACTGGGAGTCGTGGTGGGTCAGCGAGTTCGACTCGCACCCCACCTGCCTGCTGGACTACCGGCGGGAGGCCCTGGACTGGTACTCGGCGCTGATCGAGCTGGGCATCGTGGTCGACGTGGTCCCCACCGACGTCCCGCTCGAGTGGTACGAGGTGGTCATCGCCCCGGTGCTGCACGTCGTGCCGGACGAGCTGTCCGAGCGGTTGCACCGGTTCGTCGAGGCCGGTGGGCATCTCGTGACCACGTACTTCTCCGGCACGGTCGACGAAAACGACCACGTCCGGCTCGGTGGCTATCCCGGGGCGCTGCGCGAGCTGCTGGGCATCCGCATCGAGGAGTTCGGTCCCCTGTTCGAGGAGGAATCGGTGGAACTCGACGACGGTTCGACCGGCACGCTCTGGACCGATCGGATCGAGCTCACCGGTGAGGCCGTCGAGGTGCTGGCCTCCTACCGGACCGGCGACTACGCGGGGCGTCCGGCGATCACGCGCAATCCGCGGGGGAGCGGTTCGGCCTGCTACGTGTCCACCCGGCTGGGCGTGGCCGGGCTGGAGCGCGTGCTGGGCACGGTCCTCGACCGGGCGGGTGTGGTCAGCGAGCTTCCCGAACAGCTGCGGGGACGCGTGCAGCTGGTGGTGCGACACGGCGCGCAGCGCGAGTACTGGTTCCTGATCAACCGTACGGAGCAGCCCGTGGAGCTGGCCGGGCTTGCGGGCACGGAGATCGCTCGCAGCGCGCGTGCCCAGCACTCCGGTGCCGCGTCCGTGGTCCCGGCCCGGGGCGTGGTGGTGCTGGAGAGCACGTCCGAGTGA